In Uranotaenia lowii strain MFRU-FL chromosome 2, ASM2978415v1, whole genome shotgun sequence, one genomic interval encodes:
- the LOC129741809 gene encoding uncharacterized protein LOC129741809: MTEERALRIFNQSKQSEVQKLANLKMKKIRELNTEPDWIENTTDVEIPDYLQRTLLLGPKYNIQPKNNIPYVAFIADIERAIQNKPEADNIRSEVSAMVTNFINYQTQPRTSEKEWINKDIARSRAFLKEHAELIITRADKGAKTVIMHANEYRAKMSALVSDTTTYVPLTDNPTDRTLSRINGMLKEWHTNKYIDKRTRDKMLLFNCPPPRIYGLPKTHKESRPLRPVVSTVGSASYYLAQFLANILQKVVGKTEYHVRNSFDFSNEITKIQIPEGYVMFSLDVVSLYTNVPVQKTYEIIEGKWGEINQHTQIPWLEFLRALKIVLEASFFQYNGKMYKQIFGVGMGSPLSGVVANILLEHLEKEVIAKLKTKGINLITYKRYVDDCFLIAEENKIDEIQNEFNQPFDSINFTVERETNYSIRFLDMTLTRNGNQINKNWFTKQLNGRYLDFSSSSPYAHKKNTAIALIDRALKLTDTIEREKSILTVKGILRCNNYPNDFIDKILSARVDAIYNSLKYEDRDVQMGRYASLTYIPHLSEKVTKILRKYDIIASSKPVNKIKNSIFTKLKDEIPKMKQTQVVYAIPCECGRVYCGQTSQTIEKRIKNHKYSFKPNASTTGLTQHAVENHHTFNYDDVKILEKVSDEGRRKIAETLHIKLRGERAVNIQRDAMEISSIYNALIKKLRGTPQFKSTIQPSIKPTTNQPEAHRDDG; encoded by the coding sequence ATGACAGAAGAACGAGCTCTACGTATTTTCAACCAATCCAAGCAATCCGAAGTACAAAAACTAGCCaacttgaaaatgaagaaaatccgTGAGCTGAACACTGAACCGGATTGGATTGAAAATACAACAGATGTAGAGATTCCTGACTACCTACAACGGACACTATTGCTAGGTCCCAAATACAACATCCAACCGAAAAATAATATCCCGTATGTCGCATTTATCGCTGATATAGAACGAGCAATCCAAAACAAGCCTGAAGCAGACAACATCAGATCCGAGGTATCCGCAATGGTAACAAACTTCATAAATTATCAAACTCAACCACGTACCAGCGAAAAGGAATGGATCAACAAAGACATCGCCCGGAGCCGAGCCTTCCTAAAAGAACACGCCGAGCTGATCATCACACGAGCGGATAAAGGCGCCAAAACCGTGATAATGCACGCCAACGAATATCGCGCCAAAATGTCAGCTTTGGTAAGTGACACTACAACATACGTACCACTAACCGATAACCCTACCGATCGAACATTATCACGAATTAACGGCATGCTTAAGGAATGGCACACGAACAAATATATAGACAAAAGGACACGGGACAAAATGCTTCTTTTCAATTGCCCCCCACCACGAATTTACGGGCTCCCGAAGACGCATAAAGAAAGCCGACCGCTACGACCTGTGGTCTCAACCGTAGGGTCAGCCTCATACTACCTAGCTCAATTTCTTGCTAACATCTTACAAAAGGTAGTTGGAAAAACCGAATATCACGTTCGGAATAGCTTCGACTTTTCGAATGAGATCACCAAAATTCAAATCCCCGAGGGATACGTTATGTTCTCTCTCGACGTCGTGTCACTGTACACTAACGTACCAGTGCAAAAAACGTACGAAATAATCGAAGGAAAATGGGGAGAAATCAACCAACACACACAAATCCCCTGGCTCGAATTTCTGCGTGCACTTAAAATCGTACTGGAAGCATCTTTCTTCCAGTACAACGGCAAGATGTACAAACAGATATTCGGGGTTGGGATGGGGTCACCTCTCAGTGGAGTTGTAGCGAATATTCTCCTCGAACACCTTGAAAAAGAAGTTATTGCAAAACTGAAAACAAAGGGAATCAACCTTATAACGTACAAACGATATGTAGACGACTGTTTTCTTATTGCAGAGGAAAACAAAATCGATGAAATACAGAATGAATTTAACCAACCTTTCGACAGCATTAACTTCACAGTCGAAAgggaaacaaattattctatACGATTCCTGGACATGACCCTAACCAGAAACggtaatcaaataaataaaaattggttcacCAAACAACTTAATGGGAGATACCTAGATTTTTCATCCAGCAGCCCGTATGCGCACAAGAAAAATACCGCAATTGCATTAATTGACCGCGCACTTAAATTAACCGACACAATAGAACGAGAAAAAAGCATCTTAACTGTCAAAGGAATTCTCAGATGCAACAACTATCCGAATGacttcattgacaaaattttaagtgcACGTGTTGATGCAATCTACAACTCACTCAAATACGAGGACAGGGACGTCCAAATGGGCAGATACGCATCCTTGACGTATATTCCCCATCTAAGTGAAAAAGtaactaaaattttacgaaaatacgACATCATCGCTTCTTCAAAACcggtcaacaaaataaaaaacagcattttcacCAAACTTAAAGATGAAATACCGAAAATGAAACAAACGCAAGTAGTATACGCAATCCCTTGCGAATGCGGTCGCGTATATTGTGGACAAACATCTCaaacaatcgaaaaaagaattaaaaaccaCAAATATAGTTTCAAACCAAACGCATCGACAACCGGCTTAACGCAACATGCTGTGGAAAACCACCACACATTCAACTACGATGAtgtcaaaatattggaaaaagtgaGCGATGAGGGTAGAAGGAAAATCGCTGAAACACTCCATATAAAATTGAGAGGAGAGCGAGCAGTAAACATCCAACGAGATGCCATGGAAATCTCTAGCATCTATAACGCTCTAATAAAAAAGCTGAGAGGGACGCCCCAATTCAAGAGCACGATCCAACCGAGCATCAAACCGACGACGAACCAACCTGAAGCGCACCGAGACGACGGCTGA